From a region of the Synergistaceae bacterium genome:
- a CDS encoding TRAP transporter small permease — translation MLKKLWDNIEEYLLVYSLMFSVALIFVQVIMRYIFSNSLSWSEELARYLFLWQIWVGASYAVKEHRHLRIEMIQDFIKDPTRKKIFELFVLSLWLGFSLFLTFEGASLVSLLFQRGQVSPAMRVPMAYAYASVPVGCALMSIRLICEMVKIRSSINKREAA, via the coding sequence ATGCTAAAAAAATTATGGGACAATATAGAAGAATATTTACTTGTTTACAGCCTTATGTTCTCTGTAGCTCTAATTTTTGTCCAAGTGATAATGCGTTATATATTCAGCAATTCACTATCGTGGAGTGAGGAGCTGGCCCGCTACTTATTCCTCTGGCAGATATGGGTCGGAGCCAGTTACGCTGTTAAAGAACACCGGCATCTTCGAATTGAAATGATTCAGGATTTTATTAAAGATCCCACCAGAAAAAAAATATTTGAGCTGTTTGTCCTGTCATTATGGCTTGGATTTAGTCTATTTCTGACTTTCGAAGGTGCGTCTCTTGTCTCCCTGCTTTTTCAGAGAGGGCAAGTATCGCCGGCAATGCGGGTGCCAATGGCTTATGCATATGCATCTGTGCCGGTAGGATGTGCGCTTATGTCGATCAGACTTATATGCGAAATGGTTAAGATCAGAAGCTCAATCAACAAGAGGGAGGCCGCATAG
- a CDS encoding TRAP transporter large permease produces the protein MEILVLFGSMTILLALSVPIGIALGFSTALTLVYTGSVPLIMIAQNAFAALDSFPLLAIPFFMLAGSLMSYGGISKRLVALADAMVGAVIGGLAMVTVTACMFFAAISGSGPATVSAIGSFMIPAMKEKMYDNDFAAALTATAGSIGVIIPPSIPFVIYGVVSGVSVGEMFIAGILPGIIIGLSLMTMSYKIAKKRNYPRAPKNISIGKAFKEAWWALMVPVIILGGIYGGIFTPTEAAVVASVYALLIGKFVYGELDFKTIYDAFKDASLVNGATTFMIGLSMSFAAFLAMEQVPAKISSWMLSLTSSPIMILLIINILLLIVGCFVDNISSMIILTPILLPIVTRIGVDPVHFGLVMTVALATGFVTPPYGANLFVASAVSGVDMVRLSKAVIPFIFVMISCLIIFTYIPAISMSLVWLLR, from the coding sequence ATGGAAATCCTGGTTCTTTTCGGCTCCATGACTATTCTCCTTGCATTATCAGTACCAATCGGGATTGCACTTGGATTTTCAACTGCGCTGACACTTGTATACACAGGCTCAGTCCCCCTTATTATGATAGCGCAGAACGCATTTGCCGCACTTGACTCATTCCCGCTGCTGGCAATACCATTCTTTATGCTTGCGGGGTCACTTATGAGTTACGGAGGGATTTCAAAAAGGCTGGTGGCTCTTGCAGATGCTATGGTGGGAGCGGTTATTGGCGGGCTTGCAATGGTGACTGTCACCGCATGCATGTTCTTCGCCGCGATTTCCGGTTCAGGACCGGCGACAGTTTCAGCAATCGGATCTTTTATGATCCCAGCTATGAAGGAGAAAATGTATGACAATGATTTTGCCGCCGCCCTGACAGCTACAGCGGGTTCAATCGGAGTAATCATTCCTCCCTCTATTCCCTTTGTAATTTACGGCGTTGTGTCCGGCGTATCCGTCGGAGAGATGTTCATCGCAGGCATCCTTCCCGGAATAATTATTGGTCTTTCCTTGATGACAATGTCCTATAAAATAGCCAAGAAACGCAACTACCCACGTGCGCCAAAGAACATTTCCATAGGTAAAGCATTTAAAGAAGCATGGTGGGCGCTGATGGTTCCTGTGATTATCCTGGGTGGCATTTACGGAGGTATATTTACCCCTACAGAAGCTGCAGTTGTTGCGTCCGTCTATGCCCTTCTGATAGGCAAGTTCGTTTACGGAGAACTTGACTTTAAAACTATATATGACGCTTTCAAGGACGCCTCCCTTGTCAACGGAGCTACTACCTTTATGATTGGCCTCTCTATGTCATTCGCAGCATTCCTTGCAATGGAGCAGGTTCCTGCAAAGATTAGTAGCTGGATGCTTTCTCTCACATCCAGCCCAATAATGATCCTGCTTATTATAAACATCCTACTCCTTATAGTCGGATGTTTTGTAGATAATATTTCTTCTATGATCATCCTTACACCTATACTTCTGCCGATAGTCACAAGAATAGGAGTGGATCCGGTGCATTTCGGGCTTGTCATGACAGTTGCTCTTGCAACAGGTTTTGTAACGCCTCCGTACGGAGCAAATCTTTTCGTTGCATCAGCCGTCTCTGGAGTAGACATGGTAAGACTCTCTAAAGCTGTTATACCGTTTATATTTGTTATGATATCGTGTCTGATAATATTCACATATATTCCGGCAATAAGTATGTCTCTTGTCTGGCTGTTAAGGTAG